From the uncultured Trichococcus sp. genome, one window contains:
- the trmD gene encoding tRNA (guanosine(37)-N1)-methyltransferase TrmD, with protein MKIDVLTLFPAMFEGPLSESIIGKAIESGRVSITCTNFRDYSENKHNSVDDYPFGGGAGMLLRAQPIVDALTDIDVQSPETKKRIVLLDPSGKTFNQELAEEFAEEEHIVFICGHYEGFDERIKQHVTDEVSIGDYVLTGGELGAMVMIDATVRLLPAVLGNEQSNKTDSFSTGLLEHPQYTRPRDFRGDVVPEVLFSGNHQKIADWQEKESLRKTWLRRPEMLEKITLSKKQQDWLAEILLEEKADNQAQ; from the coding sequence ATGAAGATAGATGTATTGACATTGTTTCCGGCGATGTTCGAAGGTCCTTTGTCCGAGTCGATCATCGGAAAGGCGATCGAGAGCGGTCGTGTTTCGATCACTTGCACGAACTTCCGCGATTATTCCGAAAATAAACACAATTCCGTCGATGATTATCCTTTCGGCGGCGGGGCAGGCATGCTACTGCGGGCGCAGCCGATCGTGGACGCGCTGACGGACATTGATGTCCAGTCTCCCGAAACCAAAAAAAGGATTGTCCTTTTGGATCCATCCGGAAAAACCTTCAACCAGGAACTGGCGGAAGAGTTTGCCGAAGAAGAGCACATTGTCTTCATCTGCGGCCATTATGAGGGCTTCGATGAACGCATCAAACAACATGTGACGGATGAAGTTTCGATCGGTGATTATGTTCTGACGGGCGGCGAACTGGGCGCGATGGTCATGATCGATGCGACGGTCCGGCTGTTGCCGGCAGTATTGGGCAATGAGCAATCGAACAAGACCGATTCTTTCTCGACCGGCTTGCTCGAGCATCCCCAATATACGCGACCGCGCGATTTCCGGGGGGATGTCGTCCCTGAAGTGCTTTTCAGCGGCAACCACCAGAAAATTGCCGATTGGCAAGAAAAAGAATCTTTGCGCAAAACCTGGCTGAGACGTCCGGAAATGTTGGAAAAGATCACTTTGTCGAAAAAACAGCAAGATTGGTTAGCGGAGATACTGCTGGAAGAAAAGGCAGATAATCAAGCGCAATAG
- the rplS gene encoding 50S ribosomal protein L19, translating into MSQLPLIEAITQGQLRSDIPTFRPGDTVRVHARVVEGTRERIQLFEGVVIKRRGFGISETYTVRKISNGVGVERTFPLHTPRVAQIEVVRFGKVRRAKLYYLRALHGKAARIREKRR; encoded by the coding sequence ATGAGTCAATTACCATTGATTGAAGCAATTACACAAGGACAATTACGTAGTGATATCCCTACATTCCGTCCTGGAGACACTGTCCGCGTCCACGCTCGCGTAGTCGAAGGAACAAGAGAACGTATCCAATTATTCGAGGGCGTAGTCATCAAACGTCGCGGATTCGGAATCAGCGAAACTTATACAGTACGTAAAATTTCAAACGGTGTCGGTGTGGAACGTACATTCCCATTGCACACACCTCGTGTAGCTCAAATCGAAGTTGTTCGCTTCGGTAAAGTGCGTCGTGCAAAACTTTATTACTTGCGCGCATTACACGGAAAAGCTGCTCGTATCAGAGAAAAACGTCGTTAA
- a CDS encoding Cof-type HAD-IIB family hydrolase → MKQKLIALDLDGTTLNNQSLLSDRTKKVLATLQKDNHLVMIATGRPYRNSREFYETLKMTTPLVNFNGALCHNPTDNNWSNYYHKTLNKDFAMDLIEQREEMGIDFICVEGKEKLFASTATLPSNEYFPKNLLATQITSKDTLSENPTSMNVFSEERNLGIIRDRILARYGNAIEIRTWGGTMPCLEIVSAGVQKALGVEVVANNYGIKREDILAFGDEDNDMEMIRFAGHGVVMQNGIAALKNIADDVTKHTNHEDGLAIYLEKYFCL, encoded by the coding sequence ATGAAACAAAAATTAATCGCTTTAGATTTAGACGGAACTACGCTCAATAATCAGTCGTTGTTGAGCGATCGGACCAAAAAGGTGCTGGCAACGTTGCAAAAGGATAACCATTTGGTAATGATCGCAACTGGCCGTCCATACAGAAACAGCAGAGAATTTTACGAGACACTCAAGATGACCACCCCATTGGTGAATTTCAACGGTGCGCTATGCCACAATCCAACCGACAACAACTGGAGCAATTATTACCACAAGACACTTAACAAAGATTTTGCGATGGATCTGATCGAACAACGTGAAGAGATGGGCATCGATTTCATCTGCGTAGAAGGCAAGGAGAAGCTTTTCGCATCCACCGCCACGCTGCCATCAAACGAATATTTCCCAAAAAATTTGCTGGCGACGCAGATCACTTCGAAGGACACGCTGTCGGAAAACCCTACTTCCATGAATGTGTTTTCGGAGGAACGGAATTTGGGAATCATCCGTGACCGGATTTTGGCGCGTTATGGGAATGCCATTGAAATCCGTACATGGGGTGGCACGATGCCCTGCCTCGAAATCGTATCCGCCGGCGTCCAAAAAGCGCTTGGCGTTGAAGTGGTCGCGAATAACTACGGCATCAAGCGGGAAGATATCCTTGCCTTCGGTGACGAGGATAACGATATGGAAATGATCCGTTTTGCGGGCCACGGGGTCGTCATGCAGAATGGGATCGCGGCATTGAAGAATATCGCGGACGATGTAACAAAACATACGAATCACGAGGACGGCTTGGCAATCTACCTGGAAAAATATTTTTGCCTGTAG
- a CDS encoding prolyl oligopeptidase family serine peptidase, whose protein sequence is MISIERKSINNIPILEIVEEDKKNETIPLAFFFHGITNQKERGLEPGYALASNGMRVIIPDAYRHGERKDEAYAGEPAAEFWSVVLQNIKELPTIVEIYVEAGLAKRENVSVTGLSMGGITTCIALTQYPWIHSAACLMGSPDPIGLSHWALKSRWVEGLPPIDDEKVKALMAPFEHLSLKEHPESLVETPFYIWHGTADESVPYEQMAQFVSSISGEDFADNICFRSTEGAGHRVPYAIFEEMAAFLGNAY, encoded by the coding sequence GTGATTTCAATCGAAAGAAAAAGCATAAACAACATACCGATTCTGGAAATCGTTGAAGAAGACAAGAAAAACGAAACGATTCCGCTCGCGTTCTTTTTTCATGGCATCACGAACCAAAAGGAGAGAGGCTTGGAGCCCGGCTATGCCTTAGCCAGCAACGGCATGCGGGTGATCATCCCCGATGCCTATCGTCACGGCGAACGCAAAGATGAAGCCTATGCTGGCGAACCGGCGGCGGAATTCTGGTCGGTAGTCCTGCAAAACATCAAGGAACTTCCAACTATAGTAGAGATTTACGTTGAAGCGGGGTTGGCAAAGAGAGAGAACGTTTCGGTCACAGGGCTTTCGATGGGAGGCATCACGACCTGCATCGCTTTGACGCAATATCCATGGATCCATTCGGCAGCCTGCCTAATGGGAAGTCCGGATCCGATAGGGTTGTCCCATTGGGCATTGAAGTCCCGTTGGGTGGAAGGCCTGCCGCCGATTGATGATGAGAAGGTAAAAGCATTGATGGCGCCTTTTGAACACCTTAGCCTCAAAGAACATCCGGAATCGCTCGTGGAAACGCCATTTTACATCTGGCACGGCACAGCCGACGAGAGTGTTCCGTACGAACAGATGGCTCAGTTCGTCAGCTCCATCAGCGGGGAAGATTTTGCGGATAACATTTGTTTCCGGTCAACGGAAGGTGCAGGCCATCGGGTCCCTTACGCTATTTTTGAGGAAATGGCAGCATTCTTGGGGAACGCATATTAG
- a CDS encoding metal-sulfur cluster assembly factor, with protein sequence MTEETTPQYSQEELESIKERVLAALEQVIDPELGIDIVNLGLIYEVELEQDGFCLIKMTLTTMGCPLADVITDEIHRALKSVPEVTETQVKLVWYPAWTTDRMSRYARIALGIR encoded by the coding sequence ATGACTGAAGAAACAACTCCCCAATATTCGCAAGAAGAATTGGAAAGCATAAAAGAACGCGTCTTAGCGGCGCTTGAGCAAGTGATAGATCCGGAATTGGGAATAGATATCGTCAACTTAGGTTTGATTTATGAAGTGGAACTGGAACAGGATGGATTCTGCCTGATCAAAATGACACTCACCACAATGGGCTGCCCATTGGCGGATGTCATCACTGATGAAATTCACCGTGCTTTGAAAAGCGTTCCGGAAGTAACCGAAACGCAAGTGAAATTGGTATGGTATCCTGCCTGGACAACAGACAGAATGTCCCGATATGCACGTATCGCGCTGGGAATCCGATGA
- the clpB gene encoding ATP-dependent chaperone ClpB: MEMEKMTTALQEAIAEAQRIAMVRKHQTIDVAHLWKIFLQPDSFARNFYVDAGVAVDAFESAVDKELDKTVVIEGTSVQYGQTFSQNLYNLFLEADRKRSELKDDFISTDTVLLSLMTLKNHPLAKFLEKQGMTEKIIAEKIKDMRGGDRVTSQNQEDQYEALEKYGIDLVQAVRSGKQDPVIGRDEEIRDVIRILSRKTKNNPILIGEPGVGKTAIVEGLAQRIVKKDVPDNLKDKTIFSLDMGSLIAGAKYRGEFEERLKAVLKEVKKSDGRIILFIDEIHTIVGAGKTEGSMDAGNLLKPMLARGELHCIGATTLDEYRQNLEKDKALERRFQKVLVKEPTVADTISILRGLKERYEIHHSVNIHDNALVAAATLSDRYITDRFLPDKAIDLVDEACANIKVEMNSMPTELDQVSRKLMQLEIEEAALKKESDELSKRRLATLQVELADLREESNELRMKWGNEKEEVEKLRAKREDLEDARRQLEDAEANYDLERAAVLRHGSIPQMEKELAALEKENAARRGKEGNLVQESVTENEIATVVGRMTGIPVTKLVEGERDKLLKLEETLHKRVIGQEEAVESVTNAVLRSRAGLQSPNRPIGSFLFLGPTGVGKTELAKALAENLFDSDEHMVRLDMSEYMEKFSVSRLIGAPPGYVGYEEGGQLTEAVRRSPYTIILLDEIEKAHPDVFNILLQVLDDGRLTDSKGHVVDFKNTVLIMTSNIGSQLLLEGVQPDGTIPEDVVKEVMKVLKGSFKPEFLNRIDDTILFTPLSKEDVKKIIVKMVEELSGRLADKQIQLSVSDEVSTWIAENAYDPIYGARPLRRFISAEIENPLARAIIKGEIHENQAVTVALVGNQVGFLTVDLDEFQQ, from the coding sequence ATGGAAATGGAAAAAATGACGACGGCCCTGCAGGAGGCGATCGCAGAAGCGCAGCGTATCGCCATGGTGCGCAAGCACCAAACCATCGATGTGGCGCATCTGTGGAAAATATTTCTGCAGCCGGATAGTTTTGCGCGTAATTTTTACGTCGATGCAGGAGTGGCGGTCGATGCGTTCGAGTCGGCCGTTGACAAGGAATTGGATAAAACCGTGGTGATTGAAGGCACTTCCGTCCAGTACGGGCAAACATTCAGCCAGAATCTGTACAATCTCTTTCTGGAAGCGGATCGCAAGCGGTCAGAGTTGAAGGATGATTTCATCTCAACGGATACGGTGCTTTTGAGCTTGATGACGCTGAAAAACCATCCTTTGGCCAAATTCCTGGAAAAACAAGGCATGACGGAAAAAATAATCGCTGAAAAAATAAAAGACATGAGAGGCGGAGACCGCGTGACTTCACAAAATCAGGAAGATCAGTACGAAGCATTGGAAAAATATGGGATAGACCTCGTGCAAGCGGTAAGGAGCGGGAAACAAGACCCGGTCATCGGCCGGGACGAAGAAATCAGGGATGTCATCCGCATTTTGTCGCGCAAAACCAAAAATAATCCGATCCTGATCGGTGAACCGGGCGTCGGCAAGACCGCCATCGTGGAAGGCTTGGCCCAGCGGATCGTGAAAAAAGACGTGCCGGACAACCTTAAGGACAAGACGATCTTTTCGTTGGATATGGGCTCGTTGATTGCGGGAGCCAAGTACCGTGGGGAATTTGAGGAACGCCTGAAAGCGGTATTGAAGGAAGTGAAGAAAAGCGATGGCCGCATCATCCTTTTCATTGATGAGATCCATACGATCGTCGGGGCGGGAAAAACCGAGGGGAGCATGGATGCCGGCAATCTGCTGAAGCCTATGCTGGCCAGAGGCGAATTGCACTGCATCGGAGCGACTACTCTGGACGAATATCGCCAAAATCTGGAGAAGGACAAGGCGTTGGAGCGAAGATTCCAGAAAGTGTTGGTGAAAGAACCGACAGTCGCCGACACGATCAGCATTCTGCGGGGGCTGAAGGAACGTTATGAAATCCACCACAGCGTCAATATCCATGACAATGCACTCGTTGCGGCAGCTACGCTTTCCGATCGCTACATCACTGACCGGTTCCTGCCGGACAAAGCGATCGATCTTGTCGATGAGGCTTGCGCGAACATAAAAGTGGAAATGAATTCGATGCCCACCGAGCTGGATCAGGTGAGCCGCAAACTGATGCAGCTCGAAATCGAAGAGGCAGCCCTGAAGAAGGAATCCGACGAATTGAGCAAGAGAAGATTGGCGACTTTGCAAGTCGAGTTGGCCGATCTGCGCGAGGAATCAAATGAATTGCGCATGAAATGGGGCAATGAAAAGGAAGAAGTCGAAAAGTTGCGTGCCAAACGTGAGGACCTGGAGGACGCGCGCAGACAACTGGAGGACGCCGAGGCAAATTATGATTTGGAACGGGCCGCAGTTTTGCGTCATGGCAGCATCCCGCAGATGGAAAAGGAATTGGCGGCTTTAGAAAAAGAAAATGCAGCCCGGAGAGGCAAGGAAGGAAACCTCGTCCAGGAATCGGTCACGGAGAACGAAATCGCGACAGTGGTGGGGCGCATGACCGGCATACCGGTGACGAAGCTGGTTGAGGGCGAAAGGGATAAACTCCTGAAATTGGAGGAAACGCTGCATAAGCGGGTCATCGGCCAAGAGGAAGCAGTGGAGAGCGTCACGAATGCCGTTCTGCGTTCGCGTGCCGGCCTGCAGTCGCCTAATCGACCGATCGGGTCCTTCCTGTTCCTGGGACCTACAGGGGTCGGGAAAACGGAATTGGCGAAAGCCTTGGCGGAAAATTTGTTCGACTCCGATGAACATATGGTCCGGCTCGATATGAGCGAATACATGGAAAAATTTTCGGTTTCCCGTCTGATTGGGGCACCCCCGGGATATGTGGGTTATGAGGAAGGCGGCCAGCTGACGGAAGCAGTCCGCCGAAGCCCTTACACAATCATTCTTTTGGATGAAATCGAGAAGGCGCATCCGGATGTTTTCAACATTTTGCTGCAAGTATTGGATGATGGACGCTTGACCGATTCGAAGGGGCATGTGGTCGATTTCAAAAACACCGTTCTGATCATGACCAGCAACATCGGGTCGCAGCTTTTGCTGGAAGGCGTCCAACCCGACGGTACTATCCCGGAAGATGTGGTGAAAGAGGTCATGAAGGTATTGAAAGGCTCATTCAAACCAGAATTTTTGAACAGGATCGATGACACCATCCTCTTTACGCCATTAAGCAAAGAAGATGTCAAAAAGATCATCGTGAAAATGGTCGAGGAGCTGTCCGGTCGATTGGCGGATAAACAGATCCAGCTCTCCGTTTCTGATGAGGTTTCGACTTGGATAGCGGAAAATGCATACGATCCGATTTACGGAGCGCGGCCGCTCAGAAGATTCATTTCAGCCGAAATCGAAAATCCCTTGGCTCGTGCCATCATAAAGGGAGAAATCCATGAAAATCAGGCGGTGACGGTAGCCCTGGTTGGGAATCAGGTCGGATTCCTGACCGTTGACCTCGATGAATTTCAACAATAA
- a CDS encoding NfeD family protein — translation MLFLVIGFLCLVFMLFTSRYYVFGGAAILSFLLYFLYFGSGNWLTLLLFLFGIMLVVVELFIPDFGLVGIAGFLMVAAGLYLNNERILESVLDVSLAIIISGIATSVLLKKGYKFLPDRSKLVLDTSLNRERGYSSSQDYSEFVGMTGTAKTTLRPAGKVDIGGVVLDVVSDGKIILEGKRIQVVQVEGVKITVKELDGE, via the coding sequence TTGCTGTTTTTGGTTATAGGTTTTCTGTGTCTGGTTTTTATGCTGTTCACTTCGAGGTATTACGTCTTTGGGGGAGCGGCGATCCTGAGTTTTTTGTTGTATTTCCTGTATTTCGGGAGCGGGAACTGGCTGACTTTGCTGCTTTTCCTGTTCGGGATCATGTTGGTGGTCGTGGAGTTGTTCATACCCGATTTCGGGCTGGTGGGGATCGCGGGGTTCCTGATGGTCGCTGCGGGTCTTTATTTGAACAATGAGCGCATTTTGGAAAGTGTGCTGGATGTGAGTTTGGCGATCATCATATCCGGGATAGCGACGTCGGTGCTGTTGAAAAAAGGCTATAAATTCCTGCCGGACCGCAGTAAATTGGTTCTCGATACATCCTTGAATCGTGAGCGCGGTTATTCGTCCAGCCAGGACTATTCCGAATTTGTGGGAATGACCGGCACAGCCAAGACGACATTGCGGCCAGCCGGAAAAGTCGATATCGGAGGTGTGGTGCTCGATGTAGTCAGTGACGGTAAGATCATATTGGAAGGGAAACGGATTCAGGTTGTGCAGGTTGAAGGGGTCAAAATTACAGTCAAGGAGTTGGATGGAGAATGA
- the floA gene encoding flotillin-like protein FloA (flotillin-like protein involved in membrane lipid rafts), with the protein MTEGLIGIIFIAVFVVLFLSLFFRFVPVGLWITAYFSGVKVKISNLVGMRLRRVAPYMIVQPMIKATKAGLMIDINELEAHHLAGGDVNMVIDALIAAQRANIDLGFEKAAAIDLAGRNVLEAVKMSVNPKVIETPIIAGVAMNGIEVKAKAKVTVRANIERLVGGAGEETIIARVGEGIVTTVGSAKMHTSVLENPDSISQTILKKGLDSGTAFEILSIDIADVDVGRNVGAKLQAEQAEADKRVAQAKAEERRAFAVAEEQEMIAEVQRMRAKVVESEAQVPLALAEALRNGNIGVMDYYKMKNIIADTEMRSSISEFPADRSDPE; encoded by the coding sequence ATGACAGAAGGATTGATAGGAATCATCTTTATTGCGGTATTTGTCGTACTGTTTTTATCTTTGTTTTTCCGCTTTGTGCCGGTTGGTTTATGGATCACAGCCTACTTTTCGGGAGTGAAAGTCAAAATTTCGAATCTGGTCGGAATGCGGTTGCGCCGAGTAGCACCCTATATGATCGTGCAGCCGATGATAAAAGCCACGAAAGCTGGACTGATGATTGATATAAATGAATTGGAGGCACATCATCTTGCTGGTGGGGATGTCAATATGGTCATTGATGCGCTGATTGCGGCGCAGCGTGCCAATATCGATTTAGGTTTTGAAAAAGCAGCTGCCATCGACTTGGCTGGCCGTAATGTGCTGGAAGCGGTAAAGATGAGCGTTAACCCAAAAGTCATCGAGACGCCGATCATCGCGGGTGTCGCCATGAACGGGATTGAAGTAAAGGCCAAAGCGAAAGTTACGGTACGTGCCAACATCGAGCGTTTGGTCGGCGGTGCAGGCGAAGAAACAATCATCGCCCGGGTCGGAGAAGGGATCGTCACAACCGTTGGATCCGCTAAGATGCACACTTCCGTCTTGGAAAATCCGGACTCCATTTCCCAAACGATCCTGAAAAAGGGACTGGATTCGGGTACTGCTTTTGAGATATTGTCCATCGATATCGCTGACGTTGATGTCGGCCGGAACGTGGGCGCAAAACTGCAGGCGGAACAAGCGGAGGCGGATAAGCGGGTGGCCCAAGCGAAAGCGGAAGAACGCCGGGCTTTTGCGGTCGCTGAAGAACAGGAAATGATCGCTGAAGTGCAAAGGATGCGGGCGAAAGTGGTCGAATCCGAAGCGCAGGTGCCATTGGCATTGGCAGAAGCATTGCGCAACGGCAATATTGGGGTAATGGATTATTATAAAATGAAAAATATCATAGCGGATACAGAAATGAGGAGCAGCATTTCGGAGTTTCCGGCAGATAGAAGCGATCCGGAATGA
- the tgt gene encoding tRNA guanosine(34) transglycosylase Tgt has translation MTEPAIRYRLIKKEKHTGARLGEIITPHGTFQTPMFMPVGTLATVKTMSPEELKAMGSQIILSNTYHLWLRPGSDLVEEAGGLHKFMNWDRGILTDSGGFQVFSLSENRQITEAGVHFRNHLNGSKMFLSPEKAIHIENQLGADIIMSFDECPPYRESYDYIKASVERTTRWAERGLEAHKKPDQQGLFGIIQGAGYKDLRLQSAKELISLDFPGYSIGGLSVGETKEEMNGVLDYLTPVMPENKPRYLMGVGAPDSLIDGVIRGIDMFDCVLPTRIARNGTCMTSSGRLVIKNAKYERDFRPLDEKCGCYTCKNYTRAYIRHLFKADETFGLRLTTYHNLHFLINLMNNVRQAIMDDNLLEFREAFVEEYGFNVENPKKF, from the coding sequence TTGACTGAACCAGCGATTCGTTATCGCCTTATCAAAAAAGAAAAACATACAGGTGCGCGTTTGGGAGAGATCATCACCCCCCACGGTACTTTTCAGACACCCATGTTCATGCCGGTAGGTACTTTGGCCACAGTGAAGACGATGTCTCCTGAAGAATTGAAGGCAATGGGCTCTCAGATCATTCTGAGCAATACTTATCATCTATGGCTCCGACCGGGCTCCGACTTGGTGGAAGAGGCAGGAGGCCTGCATAAATTCATGAATTGGGACAGAGGGATCTTGACCGATTCAGGCGGCTTCCAGGTCTTCTCATTGAGCGAGAACAGACAGATCACCGAGGCTGGCGTGCATTTCCGCAATCATCTGAACGGTTCGAAAATGTTCCTTTCACCGGAAAAAGCGATCCATATCGAAAATCAACTGGGCGCCGACATCATCATGAGTTTTGATGAATGCCCGCCTTACAGAGAAAGCTACGATTACATCAAAGCATCTGTCGAAAGGACGACCAGATGGGCGGAGCGCGGTCTTGAAGCCCACAAAAAGCCAGATCAACAAGGCCTGTTCGGCATCATCCAAGGAGCAGGATACAAGGATTTAAGGCTGCAGAGCGCCAAAGAACTGATTTCCCTGGACTTCCCAGGCTATTCGATCGGCGGACTGTCGGTCGGCGAGACGAAGGAAGAGATGAACGGTGTGCTCGATTATCTGACGCCAGTCATGCCCGAGAACAAACCAAGGTATCTGATGGGCGTAGGTGCGCCGGATTCCTTGATCGACGGAGTCATCCGCGGTATCGACATGTTCGACTGCGTCTTGCCGACCCGTATCGCGCGGAACGGCACTTGTATGACAAGCAGCGGCCGTTTGGTCATCAAAAATGCGAAATATGAACGGGATTTCCGTCCGTTGGATGAAAAATGCGGGTGCTATACCTGCAAAAACTATACACGTGCATACATCCGTCATTTGTTCAAGGCTGATGAAACATTTGGCCTGCGCTTGACAACTTATCATAATCTCCATTTCCTGATAAATCTGATGAACAATGTGCGCCAAGCCATCATGGATGACAATCTGTTGGAATTCAGGGAAGCATTCGTGGAAGAGTACGGCTTCAATGTTGAAAATCCGAAGAAGTTTTAG
- the yajC gene encoding preprotein translocase subunit YajC: MDTVIMIAFYGVLFGVMYFILIRPQKKQAQKTQDMLSQIKPGDRVVTIGGLHGIVEEINSADNTVVLDCEGIFLTFEKRAISRISKVATITTDDAIVEDYAAESEQTQEDKNEE; encoded by the coding sequence ATGGATACAGTAATCATGATTGCCTTTTATGGGGTGTTGTTCGGCGTAATGTATTTCATCCTGATCAGACCACAAAAAAAACAAGCGCAAAAAACGCAAGACATGCTGAGTCAAATCAAGCCAGGGGATAGAGTAGTCACCATCGGCGGATTGCACGGAATTGTCGAAGAGATTAATTCGGCTGATAATACTGTCGTGTTGGATTGCGAAGGAATCTTTCTGACTTTTGAAAAACGCGCTATTTCACGTATTTCAAAAGTTGCCACAATCACAACTGATGATGCGATTGTCGAAGATTATGCAGCCGAATCCGAACAGACACAAGAAGACAAAAACGAAGAGTAA
- a CDS encoding post-transcriptional regulator, which translates to MPNISEKQYDQLEPWFKLKATEFNQLGYENIQVDDIYRYFKEFSWKHTVPPHYYQQIRDIMKTTVNHYFDFVALEAQVYKVSSLDEINFDDFL; encoded by the coding sequence TTGCCGAATATATCAGAGAAACAATATGATCAATTGGAGCCTTGGTTCAAATTGAAAGCAACCGAGTTCAATCAACTGGGCTACGAAAACATCCAAGTCGACGATATCTACCGCTATTTCAAGGAATTTTCTTGGAAGCACACGGTCCCTCCGCATTATTACCAGCAAATCCGGGATATCATGAAAACGACGGTAAACCATTACTTCGACTTTGTTGCTTTGGAAGCGCAAGTCTATAAGGTCTCTTCATTGGATGAAATCAATTTTGATGATTTTCTGTAA